A DNA window from Mus caroli chromosome 8, CAROLI_EIJ_v1.1, whole genome shotgun sequence contains the following coding sequences:
- the Pla2g15 gene encoding group XV phospholipase A2 isoform X1 — protein MDRHLCTCRETQLRSGLLFPLFLLMMLADLTLPAQRHPPVVLVPGDLGNQLEAKLDKPKVVHYLCSKKTDSYFTLWLNLELLLPVIIDCWIDNIRLVYNRTSRATQFPDGVDVRVPGFGETFSMEFLDPSKRNVGSYFYTMVESLVGWGYTRGEDVRGAPYDWRRAPNENGPYFLALREMIEEMYQMYGGPVVLVAHSMGNVYMLYFLQRQPQVWKDKYIHAFVSLGAPWGGVAKTLRVLASGDNNRIPVIGPLKIREQQRSAVSTSWLLPYNHTWSHEKVFVYTPTTNYTLRDYHRFFRDIGFEDGWFMRQDTEGLVEAMTPPGVELHCLYGTGVPTPNSFYYESFPDRDPKICFGDGDGTVNLESVLQCQAWQSRQEHRVSLQELPGSEHIEMLANATTLAYLKRVLLEP, from the exons ATGGATCGCCATCTCTGCACCTGTCGCGAGACCCAGCTCCGGAGTGGCCTCCTGTTCCCCCTGTTTCTACTAATGATGCTGGCAGACCTGACGCTCCCGGCCCAACGTCACCCCCCGGTGGTGCTGG TGCCTGGTGATTTGGGTAACCAGTTGGAAGCAAAGCTGGATAAGCCAAAGGTTGTACACTACCTTTGCTCCAAGAAGACGGACAGCTACTTCACACTCTGGCTGAATCTGGAACTGCTTCTGCCGGTTATCATTGACTGCTGGATTGACAATATCAG GTTGGTTTACAACAGAACATCTCGGGCCACCCAGTTTCCCGATGGTGTGGACGTGCGTGTCCCTGGCTTTGGGGAAACATTTTCTATGGAATTCCTAGACCCCAGCAAGAGGAATGTGG GTTCCTATTTCTACACTATGGTGGAGAGCCTTGTGGGCTGGGGCTACACACGGGGTGAAGACGTTCGAGGTGCTCCGTATGATTGGCGGCGAGCCCCGA ATGAAAACGGgccctacttcttggccctgcgaGAGATGATCGAGGAGATGTACCAGATGTATGGGGGCCCCGTGGTGCTGGTCGCCCACAGCATGGGCAACGTGTACATGCTCTACTTTCTGCAGCGGCAGCCACAAGTCTGGAAGGACAAATATATCCATGCCTTCGTCTCACTGGGGGCGCCCTGGGGGGGCGTGGCCAAGACGCTGCGTGTCCTGGCCTCAG GAGACAACAATCGCATCCCCGTCATTGGGCCACTGAAGATCCGGGAACAGCAGCGATCTGCCGTCTCCACCAGCTGGCTACTGCCGTACAACCACACTTGGTCACATGAAAAGGTATTTGTGTACACACCCACGACTAACTACACGCTCCGGGACTATCACCGGTTCTTCCGGGACATCGGTTTCGAAGATGGCTGGTTCATGCGGCAGGACACAGAAGGGCTGGTTGAAGCCATGACGCCGCCCGGGGTGGAGCTGCACTGCTTGTATGGCACTGGTGTTCCCACGCCAAACTCTTTCTACTACGAGAGCTTTCCTGATCGGGACCCCAAAATCTGCTTCGGCGATGGTGACGGCACAGTGAACCTGGAGAGCGTCCTGCAGTGCCAAGCCTGGCAGAGCCGCCAAGAGCACAGAGTATCATTGCAGGAGCTGCCCGGAAGCGAGCACATTGAGATGCTAGCCAATGCCACCACCTTGGCTTATCTGAAACGTGTGCTTCTGGAACCTTGA
- the Pla2g15 gene encoding group XV phospholipase A2 isoform X2: MDRHLCTCRETQLRSGLLFPLFLLMMLADLTLPAQRHPPVVLVPGDLGNQLEAKLDKPKVVHYLCSKKTDSYFTLWLNLELLLPVIIDCWIDNIRLVYNRTSRATQFPDGVDVRVPGFGETFSMEFLDPSKRNVGSYFYTMVESLVGWGYTRGEDVRGAPYDWRRAPTAATSLEGQIYPCLRLTGGALGGRGQDAACPGLRRQQSHPRHWATEDPGTAAICRLHQLATAVQPHLVT, translated from the exons ATGGATCGCCATCTCTGCACCTGTCGCGAGACCCAGCTCCGGAGTGGCCTCCTGTTCCCCCTGTTTCTACTAATGATGCTGGCAGACCTGACGCTCCCGGCCCAACGTCACCCCCCGGTGGTGCTGG TGCCTGGTGATTTGGGTAACCAGTTGGAAGCAAAGCTGGATAAGCCAAAGGTTGTACACTACCTTTGCTCCAAGAAGACGGACAGCTACTTCACACTCTGGCTGAATCTGGAACTGCTTCTGCCGGTTATCATTGACTGCTGGATTGACAATATCAG GTTGGTTTACAACAGAACATCTCGGGCCACCCAGTTTCCCGATGGTGTGGACGTGCGTGTCCCTGGCTTTGGGGAAACATTTTCTATGGAATTCCTAGACCCCAGCAAGAGGAATGTGG GTTCCTATTTCTACACTATGGTGGAGAGCCTTGTGGGCTGGGGCTACACACGGGGTGAAGACGTTCGAGGTGCTCCGTATGATTGGCGGCGAGCCCCGA CGGCAGCCACAAGTCTGGAAGGACAAATATATCCATGCCTTCGTCTCACTGGGGGCGCCCTGGGGGGGCGTGGCCAAGACGCTGCGTGTCCTGGCCTCAG GAGACAACAATCGCATCCCCGTCATTGGGCCACTGAAGATCCGGGAACAGCAGCGATCTGCCGTCTCCACCAGCTGGCTACTGCCGTACAACCACACTTGGTCACATGA